The following nucleotide sequence is from Pagrus major chromosome 13, Pma_NU_1.0.
ATACAAAGCAGTTATGTAATAGTTTTGATTAATGCCATGATTCAAATCGTATATTTCTGATAGACTTTAGACAGAAGGTTTCAAATCAAGTCCCCGGATAGATGATAAATGTCTCAGCAAACAATTTACATTGGGAAATGTTTCCCGAACGTTGCCTTCAGGCAGGGGAATATTCCCTAGACCCCCATAGCGAACGTTCCCTGATTGTAATTTTGGAAAGTAGTGAAAAACAACGCTCTGCCAACGTTGTTTTTCTTACGTCTCACAAACTTTCAAGGAACAttattttttctgccaaaaaacGTTAATTGTtgcaattaaatgctttataaaccatttatcaagccattgtttattgtaaagttgcaactgacgTATCCAAACCTTTACTATCACTTAatgaatggtttataaagcatttcattgtctgCTAACAGTgaattaactaaagtttaattgacTATAAGTTTACTTAATGATTTTTTATGTTGCTGTGCCATCTTGTCTGCCACTACACGCCAGGCCTCCTCCAGGTTGCAGtctgccaaaaataaaaaacctgtaTTCACCACAGCAAAAACCTTTGAAGTTCCCAGTCTAATTCGTGCTCTCAATGGAAATCTACACAATTTTCAAAATTTAGATTGAATTCTTATAGAGTAACAAAGCTTGTTTATCAACAATCCACTATATGATCTAGACTGGATTATGGAGATATATCCTGTTAGCTATTTCCTATATTACACACTGATGCCACAATACAAattcattactgtgtgtttgtgaaaaaagtCAGATGGTCAGCACTGACATTCAGAAGGTGTCAACATAATTGTGTTTTcgaaatgttttaatttgtgtgtttgtgtgtgtgtcctgttttGTCTGACTGAGTTGTCTTTTTGTGGTCACAGGTTTCTATGTtcttgtggggggggggggggggggggggaattaAAAATGTAGCATAATTAACATAGCGTTTCTCTCAGTTGGGTTCACTGAATCTGTCAGGGCCTCTCAGTAGAGTTCATTGACTCTGTTTGGTTGCGCTGAAATTGATATGGGACACCAAGCATAGAGTGGGCACACTGAGCAGAGACTTGTGTAAACAAAATGTGAGTGTTATATGGGGCGTAGGAGAAACAAGGACTGTGTGACTTGCagttgtttaaaggtgcaaaaaaacgattctggagaaagatagtcgattgttgagtctcattcccagctcttCAAATACTGATGCCAACTAAGGCCAACTTATTTTTGGCACGACTCTACATGCTCAGAGTTCAGCACTCTCTCTAGCGGGGTGTGATTTAGGGTTGAGTCAACTGTCTGTTGAGGGTATAAGGCTGCTGACGTGAATACTTACCTGGGACAGTTTTCTGTAACTGTTTTTGGTAGATGTGCCTGCCTGCGTGACAGAGAAATAAACCTCAGAAAGACATCTTGTAATAATAATCTCACTGAGTCgtcatgaataaaacaaagcttAAATAACAGTTGGATCATATGATGTTGCCgttatatgtaaaaaaaaaaaaaaaaagacacttccTATAATACACGCTTTACATGAGGAAATAAGAGCAAACTGTAGGTGACTGGGTGAGTGCTTCCtctcaaaaaagaaaacactcagcACTTGCTGAAATGTCATGATGTGGTCAGTAGAAGAGGAAGGGGTCCATAAGGAGAAGGGCTTCCCTCATTTCATTACCTCCTCCCCTTCAATTCCCTTCATACGGTAAAGTTGAATTTCCCTCATGACGTGTCCAATATACTCTCATTCTATTTTCAGTCTCATTCAGTGTGGTTTTAAGGGACCCCCTTTTAGTTTTGTTATGCACTTTCTTCTCCTATTCAGATTATGGTAAATGCTGTATGTTTTTGATCACATGTTCATGACTGATTGTTCCGAGGCATTAATTGTTGGGACTttcatatgtatgtatttaagGGCTatgctttcatttttaaaagcctGAAAAGGACAAACAATGTTTAGACACACAAGGAAAGGCACaaataataactttaaattAGCTTCACCCCTTTAAAGCATTaaagtgtgcaggatttagtggGACCTAGCGATGAGGTTGCatattgcaaccaactgaatacccctcgcaTCAACCTAACCTGTCTGCTAAAAACGCAAAAGATCCTTTCTAGAGCCACAGTCTTACTTCCAGGtttaaaacagctgtgtgttgatattttagaattcATTTAGACCTTCCCTGTTGTATCGTGTTATAtcatcaaacagtaatgttagcaaAAAAAGTGGccgaatgctaacattagctgctgtcAAACAGAAGCTAATAGGCTGCACTTTGCagcatttttatattattttagcTATTTAAAAAAGGCCCAtcgaaacaaacaaacaaacaaacaaacaaaacaaacaatttataTCAGTTTAAAATGGGGAACTGAAACTGCTACATGTATATCTATTTATGCTTTCtacaaagccaccagactccgtgtatatatatatatatatatatatatattcaatcGGAAAGAATAAGTTATAGACTGCAGGATCATCAGAGGTCACGGCAGGCCAACAAAAATGCAGCACACACGAGATAAACAAGtttctcacctgtctgcctgaGTGCACTGAGTTGTTTGCTTGTAAGCACTGACACAACAGGGACAATTTATGTGGAGAAGAACAAAAGACAGCTGCACCAAGTGTAGTTGTgacaacaacacatttctgtCCTGGCTCGTGCAGTTGACCTGGTATAAACAGACCGGGCTTTCTATTTAGTTTGGATCACCTTTATAAAAGAAAGGGTAAGGGTGTTCCAGGAGGCCGGCCAAATTCACTGCTGGCCAAAACTCTTCAGCCCATTGTTCAGCCACATACTGGGGTTTGAGTCCACTAATACATAGTGAGACATTATACGTAgtcattaatgttttttcttaatgagctgtcttttttatgtttgaataTGAAGGGTTACAACATACCAAACACAAAGcgttatttttgcatttcattatAGTTCAACCcttttaaaatcacatataaatagaAGAAAATCATGCAGGAGAGTTTCAGCTGACACATAGCAGCACAGTTTGAGCAATTCATCATCCAGAGAAAGGTTTTAGTTTCTGACAAACACAGGCTGCTTCCATGTCTGGCCATTCAAGGCTTTTGTTAAACTTTGATATAGGTCTACAGTACATGCCCCTTAAAGGAtaacttcacccaaaaattaaaattctgttaTTATCTATTCACGAAGGTGTAGATATTCTTTTACAGTCAATCTTGAGTCATtttacgttttgttttttttctgttgctttttagATTTTAGGTTTTTTCTCCATCAGAGGTGGTCaattgttcaggagaatgctgctgtgaagctccagtgGACTACAAACTCCACTcaactttccatctgcatggggtTGTGTATATGACGACCTATGTGAACCTATACTTTAACCACATCATCATCGTATGTGAGCCTCGATTATCCTCTACAGTGTCCTAACTTGACCTCCTCTTCACATACAACAGTCTGAAAGCTGCTTTGGAAAGCGTGGGGACAGACAGAGATAAACATTGCTAAAAAACATCTGAGAACAGCTGCGTAATCTGAGAAGAAAAGATAGCCTATGAAAACTCTTTAATTGGGTCACCACCAGCCGCGACGGGGGCTTGTTTGTTTAGACAGCTTGATGTTTGAAGTCCAGCATCCTGGGTCTTTTTATGCAACACTCATCGACTGAATCGGTCTTTATCCCTATAAAAGCAGCAATCAATTTCACTGAAAGCTAGATGCGCTTGGGTTGTTTTTTGCCATCTCGATCTTTATTTTGTGACTCTCTGGACCGGGAAAATGTATGCAGCTGTAACGCTCTTCGTCTTCATGTGCTTGACTGCCACCACCCATGCAgaccaccatcatcagcctTGTCGTAAGAATTTGTGGTTTCATCGTTTTGGTTCCTTTTGTCATTTGGTTTTGAGTTGTGCAACATTATAGTAAAGAAAACTCAAAGGTTGTGTAAGTCTGAAGAGTGTCTAACTTCTAATATGTTGTTATCACCCATCTAActgacatttttgtctttcagatTCCCCCAACATGACAGGATTCATGTCTGTGGTGAGTTTTTAGACCCATCTTCTGGTACTTTTTTGTAGcattttaaaatacagcaaTTAATCCTGTGTCTTTCCCTGTGAATGTATGTTGTTGAATGAAACCAGTGGACTCTAAAGGGTGACGTGAAGGCATTTGGTGCATTCACTTACGATTCGATGGGCAAGAAACTACGGTTCAGATCAAACGAGAGCTCCCCCACGAACACATCAATCGGTTTGGATGTGCTGATGTTTTTTGATGAGGTAGCTGATTTCTTTCTTTAGAGATAAATGTTCACTccatgctgttttgttttacaccTTGACATCTGAATCTGTCTCAAATGCCTGGCAGGGGGTATTCTACGAGATTGACAGCAAAAACCAGAGCTGTGAGAAGAAATCCTTGCAATGCAGCCTGCACCCTCTGGATATTCCCGATGATGCATCATTTCATTCTACGTACAACACTGGGAGTCCCTCCATCGAAGGAGAGGGGTTAAAAGTCAATGTATGGTCAGGGTCAATGGCAGGCTCGAAAGGTGAGGGAGATGTTGTAAAATAATACACGTGCCTTTGTTTGTGATAAAGTTGCAAAACTCTAATTTGAGTGTTTTCCATCTGCTCTCTGTTTTAGGCCATTACGCCATGTCTGTAACCATGGGATGTCTGCCTATCTCCACTTTCTACATCTGTGACTCCACAACATTCTTATTCAGGTTTGTGATTTTTGTGAATTGGGTAAAAATGTTAACtaatagatatcaccatgaaacttccccagttgatAACTTAAATGACGGCATTTTTTGGATTCCTGAAAATGGGGAATTATCTAATGAAATATGGACTAATTCACACGTTTGATAAAGCCAGGTTCAAAATCCTCGTTTCATTTTGCTTATACATCAGAGTGAAAGACTTTAAGAGGAAGCTCTGGATATATCTTTCTATTTGTTATCAATCTATAAATCAGAAAGTAGGGTACAGTAAAgagccagaaaaaaaatgtttatcggaatgaaatgttttataaatcaggctgtgaacaatgatatatgaacaaatGCCTttgtaaaaaccttcagaatagAGATAGGGATAAAACTGGAGTGTTTGATGCATGTAAGCGATactgaagtggagatttctgGCTCAAAGTTCGAGAGAAAACTCATCTTGATAAAACAGCCTTTAAAGATATGTATTGTAAAATGTCATACATTTTAGACAAAAAGTAGTGGACAGATTAAGAAAaagttttctttatgtttaaatatgcaaatgagacGATATAATTCACTATACGCTACTTTGCATGATTTCCCAGAGCAGAAATTTGAACTAAAAtaagaacattttctttctactaGTCTGAAAGAGAGGACATATTATGGAAGCAAAACTgaccagtgcatgaaaaaaggatgttttcacctgtaaTGTCTCTATAGGCGATAAATTccccccaaaatgaaaattcactcatAATCTGCTCCGCCTCCGTGCCGATAGAGAgttgcagtccacaaaacatttctgtaggATTGCAGGAAAacagtagatggggacttttaaaatgtaaaaagacaactgacaaaaagaaagaaacactgctgGTCCTGCATAAACAAATCTCCGTAAACCACAAgttcccaaattgatttgaaaagatggtatttacaccctcgacacgtcatcaagcttgtgcacccacttacGATAGGTTGTGCGCTAAAacttttagtttagcagcttAAGTTAAGATGTAagtttaaaaaagggtgtaaataacgtcttttcaaataaatttgggatctcggagCTTTCAGaaacttggattacgctggataaactgtatggagtcattttctgtttcgttttttaaaaacaagtccccatctacttcagttgtttaggaaaatgctgcatcactgttttgctttgaagctccagaaatgttttgaagactacaaaacttcacctgactttccatctgcatggtgGTTATTTTACGGTGATCTAATCCTTTAAGGAATTGAACACTCCAGGGATATTCATGCAGCTTTTTTAGTATCTGTTGGCAGCACAGGCTTTAATGAACGTAAAGTAATGTAATTTTTGTATCACTTCTTACAGCATCTCGGATGTTGAGATTGAGATCAAGGACCCCGATCAACTCACCGTGCCTTCCTTTTGTGTGGGGCAGCCTCTGGAGGAGACACCTGAAGGgacagtaaacagtttcctcaaCGAGTTCATGTAGATGAAACCTCACCAGCAGAAAATCTAACCCCTTATCCAAGTGTGGCCTGCCAGAACTTTAgacttttctctccttttcatgtgtgactCGACTTTTTCGTGTGACACTGCACTACATCACATCTGTTTCCACTCCCCTATGAAGATATGGCTTTGAATGGAtcatactgtatacatacatTTTGCTATGAGGGAAAGAGACATGACATGGATTATAGAATTAGTCGTAATTACTAACAGTCGGTGGCTTTTCAAGTTGGTTCTGCTTACAAAACCTGTAAGATATGATTAATGgaacaataaaatgtcaaagctgtCAAAGGTGTGAAGAGACGTTTTTTCATCTGAAAGCATTTCCTTATTTGTTCGACTTGGACAGGATTTTCAGTGAGAAATTGCAAACCATTTCAGTGCTATGGCCAGATTAATCCTCTACAGGGATCTGGGGCAAAAGCAGACGTTAGGAACCAGTAGCCTGGCCGTTTGTTTTGGTAATTTGACTGAACACAATTTCAGTATTGTGAGTATATAACTTAACACAGAGTCTTACAATCTTGTTTATATACATATGAATATTATTAAAGGCACATTATGTAGTTCTTACAATCTTTACTTATTGAAACAAACTGTCGTCAAAGGACAACACTAATTTATACTAATTTACTGAACatcagtgttctggggaccttattcccCTTAAGGAGAGCTTGTTTATAtggaaatatatataatatatagttctgagtttgaattattaccttattaatattgtaaatattaactttcggagtttgagttttttatttccaaaatgacatagtgcacctgtaatatcaatatatttgaGTTTGGATCTCTGTGATTATTACAAATACCAATATGAGCATATTAGTAATAGTTGTATTAATACTGAGTTGTATTAAATAGAATTTTCTGGTCTAAAGACCGCTCTATGATGTATGATACGCTCATACCAACATGGAGGCAGTGATGATAGCCGGCTAGCTGGAACTTAGAAGTGACCAAAATgcaagaataaaaaacaaacattaagaaATGATCAGGAGATGATCGTGCTCATTGTCCTCCTGTAATTTTGGGAATAATAcagaaattcaaaatgattATAATCATTTTCCATAGAGGTATACAAGTTATTGGTAACGCTATTTATTATATACTCTTTATAATTTTCTAAAATGAACTCCTGTAACCTCTGTTACAAAAGCCCCGCAACAAAATAGTAGCGCATGTTTTGTCTGCTTCCAATTATAATAGGAAAGTATATGAGAAACTGTTCTGATTGTGAACATACCTCTTCTTTTTGTTGCCCAGTCAGAAGCAGGTGAAAAAGCTCTCCAACAGGGATAAGAAAGGTAACAAAGATAAAAACGTTGACACGTAAAAGACACGTTAATTTAAGCTGCTTCAtctgtgtatgtaaatataCTGCATATTATATATATCTGAGTAATAATCAATTCAGAATAATGAGTGTCTCATAAGTCAGACATGTCTGAGCTTGTTCTAAGTCATTTGTACTGAAACAGGACACCATGTTATGGGGTAAAGACCACTTACGCAGGACCTTTGATCATTATGTTCAACATTTACCTAGCCTAAGTCTTTAAGATGTAAAtcattacatattttattatcAATTATTGATACTAGGtaccaaaaatgttttaagtaTACGTTCCTTTGCATTGTGATAGTATCCCCACCTATTACAATACTTCATTTGAGTACACAGAGTAGATAAAACAAGAGGACAGCTTGCTCTTCACATAGAAATAGGCTGAGGAGGTAAAAACGTGgattaaatgatgatgatgatattatAGCAATAATTGCATGGATACTATGATTAGATAAGTTTAAGTAATCAAATGTAtcccagcagacacagagagggggTAAAATAGGTTAATGTTTGTCAAATGAGGAGATTCAGGTTATTTATCCTGGTCAGCTCATCTGAAGTTACAGGTCTCTATGTaatgtagtttttttaattcactaaATGCAAATACATGCATGAATTTGTAGACCTGCACTGAATAGACTTGGGCTACATAATCTCCGCGTTGATGtgtatactgtacattgtgTATGGAGACAGTCAGTGGAGCTGTGATCAGGAGTCAGGAGCTCTGTACAGGCATGACCCTTCTTCCCTGCAGTTCACGGCGCCGCCGACAGGTGGGGTGTGTGCTGCATGCATAACGAAAATACAAACTGTGCCTTGCTATGTTAGCCACCAAGGAGCTtcctaacgttagctagcagataaaataacaatttttcAGATTCAGAAAATGACAGTTGGTGCAGGAAATTAACGGAAACATCTTCTTTGCACAGCCCGCGACGTTTGGATTATTTGGCTTCAGCCCCTTATTTGATTTAAAACGAGGTAAGTTGTAAAATGGCGGATAGCTAGGTTAACATCCAGGGAGTTTGTCATTGATGCTGCTAAACTGGGGAGCTGGCCAAGCACTTGACATTACTGTTAATAGGAGTCTTTCACACGGAAATACGACTTCATGGGAATAAATCCTGACGTGATTAACGATGACGACCTAACCTGTCACGTTAGCCAGctacagctaacgttagcggcgATGCTAGCCAAGCTAGCAACTAATCCCGATGCTGAAAATGCATCAAAGTGCTCAAGTGAGCTCGGATTCAAACGTTCGTGACTCGGCACGAGTAAAGTAGTCAGAGAGGGTGTCTAAATGTAGCTAACAAGGTGATGTCTCGGCTAACATATCACATGTCGGCTAGCTTGAACTGGCCACAGAGCTGCTTGGCCGTCGTAGCACAGACGGCACTTGAGGAAGAGATGAGAGTGGATATGAACCAGCAGCCTCGGAAACATCTGCAGATGCGTTTGTAGTTCGGGAAGTGTACAACTGCGCGTGTCTGGATTGTTTAAAAAGATCAGCTTGTTTTAAGTAACGTTAGAGTTTAATATCGCAACGAACTACACTAAATACATGTGAGGATATTTTGTCCAAGAAAGTAACGAGTGTTGATATGTCGGTACTCAAACCGAGTGTTAcgttacatttccatttatgGTCCTGGGAGTCTGGAGTCAGAGCAACCatgttgtgtttacactgcaTGTTGGGATCACCCGTGACAGTAGTGTGGTGTACACACGCCCACAGGtttcccttctctctcactgtctgttACAGAGTTAACTTAGCAACAACATAATGATACACTGTATACTTGGCGTTATTTGTCTCATCGCGTTACAAAGCCCTATATAAAATCATATTTAAGTATACCATTTTAACAGCTAACATAAACCTCGATCTGTGGAAATATATGTTATACTATAATCTATTACACGTGGGAAATGCAGTGTGTCAGTGCACTGAGGTGGGCCTgtcaataataaaatgtcaagTCATTTCACATTACTGTGAGAGCATGGAGCCTTGAACActgtgtatattttatattaatccAATGTGTGTGACAGAAGCCTGCCGTTGATTTAGGATCCTCTCAGCACATACTGCTGGCTGAAGACCTTATCTTCAGTGGCACGGCAGACATATGCCTTTAAGCACGATTATGCTGTGTTTATTACAGCAAAATGCTTTGGAAAGCCTTTAGTTGTTTTCAATTATTTAAATTGTAGATATACAGAAGAAAGAAGTAAAAGTAGGAAGCACATTTTGTTGCGTTAATGTGTTCAACACTTGTTGCAGctggagctcattttaattgcttttatACAGCTGGATAGCTTAATTCAAAAAAATATAGTATGTCAATTTATTAgataatttttattttagattaatAATTGGAACcagcaaagtaacaagtaactacaATTATGACATAAATAAGTAAAGAGTGCAATACTAGCCTCCAAAATGTAGCCGAATAGAAGtgtaaatactcaaataaagtgCCAGTCAGGTACCTCAAGATTTGATTATAGAGGGACACATCACCTGCCTGTGAGCTAACCAAGTTCAGCACTCCACAATCATTATTCTAATATCCACTGTATTTTATGTAGCTTTTCACTTAAcaatcaaaaaataatgattttggaTGAGTCACTCAATTAGTTTTTACTTACCAGCTGCAGATACTCCCTCAGTGCCATCTGTcctcaaataaaaatgtgctttattaGAATTGGCAGTGCCACTGTACTGAATTTGTATTGGTTATTCCAGTCAGCCGCCTCCTTTGTACTACTCTCTGTTGTTTTGAACATTTATAAACACTGACTCCACCGTCAGCGAAGTTATCAACTCTAATATATATTCCCATTATTTGTTACTGGAATCCAAACATATGTCTTCAGACATCTCATTCTATCTGAGCAATAGTCATTAAACCCAGACTTTTTAGTTAGCAATGACataaaatgaagtaaaacatGCGTGAATATACAATATTAATATGTATGTAACGTGTTAACGAGAACATATTTGGTATCGTTATTTGATGACTAACAAACTGTTGCTCATCCACTGAAAGGTCAATCATCGTAATCAGTCATCACAATTGATAGTTGACATTACTTCAACAGCACTAGGTAGTAAAGACAACTAGAAGTGTGTGATTCAGAGAATGACAACAACGattatatatatagatatgctttctgtattttcagctgcaggttGAGAGTTAAAGATAACTGATGTATAAACTCTGAATAATCTGCACAGTTGGAGACAAAGGCGGGATTTGTGAACTGTCTGTGTGCATAAATGAGGAAGTGAGTCAGTGCAGCGACTGAGGAAAGTACCTCCATTAAGCCTGTGACAAAAGCTTGGTTGTTGAGGAGATCTCTGAACAAGATGTGTGATTGAAGTAGGGCTCCATCTAATGACCGTTTACTTCATCAATTCATCAGTTGAGATAAATCAATGAATTGTTTTGTCTACAGAATACCAGAAAATATTGTCACATGTCACATGTTTTTCTCAGGATCTTTGCTTTCTTCATTGTATGTCTGTGTTGTGTAGAATTATGATCGTAGATTTTGAGGCAGATAAGCTACACTTGAAAGCTTTTAAGCtactgaaaataaaagttctgGTTGGGcagtacatttttttatgttttataagcACCCATCATGTCTGTTTGTCCTGAAGAATACACATACATTTcactgagaaacactgaaaaacaggaCAGGGTTCGAAGTGACTTTAAGTGCTTTGCTATCAGCGTAGTCATTACTGAGGTGACCTTAAATGAGCCGCAGCGAATACTCTTTCTTGGCTTTTATCAAACACATTATCTCTGCatggtcatcatcatcatggcaTATAAAAAGATTATACACAGTATTCATATCGCTGAGATTTTGGAGCTGTGCAGTGCCTCTAACGCACTGCTCACTTTTtctgacaaaagaaacaaaacacgtTCTCTTCATCTGTGGGTCTGTGGAGCGTTACATTTGGTCTTGAAACTGAGCCACATAAAACACGTGCTGTGATTTGTTTGTGAGTTACTGCAGCCAGAGTAAGTGTTGTCGTACATCAACAAACTCCTCTGATGTCTTATTGCCTTATTTTCTACGTGCAGCTGAGAGATTGTGCTTGGGGTCCAGAGCAGTAGAAGCCACCTACTCCAGCAGATCcagaaaatgttgaagaaaTGATAGCAGCGCAGGATTTGCACACAGAGCTTCAATTTCCCCAGTAAGCAATCCATCTCAGAAATGTGTTATTAACTTAAACATGTCTTTGaatgtgttgtttgtatgtACGTACACTGTCATGTTATTCCTCGGGActtacatgttgtttttcaagtctgtttcctgcttgtAATGACTTCATGTGTTgtgcacagagagacagaatcTCAGTTGTCTTCAGATACTGACTTTGAGGATCCTGATGGCAGAAGTGCGAAGACAGGAAAAGGCCTGGTATGTTTTTCTAACCTCCCATCTTCATTATCCATATCTGTCCGTGTTTAATCAAGTTCACAGGGAAGCTTGAGTCAATCCCAGCATGCAATTTACCATATTtacatggtggccattttcctctgacat
It contains:
- the epd gene encoding ependymin; the protein is MYAAVTLFVFMCLTATTHADHHHQPCHSPNMTGFMSVWTLKGDVKAFGAFTYDSMGKKLRFRSNESSPTNTSIGLDVLMFFDEGVFYEIDSKNQSCEKKSLQCSLHPLDIPDDASFHSTYNTGSPSIEGEGLKVNVWSGSMAGSKGHYAMSVTMGCLPISTFYICDSTTFLFSISDVEIEIKDPDQLTVPSFCVGQPLEETPEGTVNSFLNEFM